CTCGCCACTATGAACAGCAGCGGGCGGCTCTTGCGCAGCTATCGGGACGGGCAGGCCAAACTCAAAGGCTACCTGGAGGACTACGCCAACCTCGCGCTCGCCCTGCTTGAACTGTATCAGACCACACATACCCCGCGCTGGTTCAGCGCAGCGCGCCAACTGGCCGACCAGATGATCGATCTCTTCTGGGACGAAACGGACGGCGGCTTTTTCAGCACCGGCAAAGACCACGAAGAACTGGTGGGCCGCCCCAAAGAACTGATGGACAACGCTACGCCTTCCGGCAACAGTTCCGCCGTCGAACTGCTGCTGCGCCTGGCCGCCTATACCGGCGAAGACGCCTATCGCGCTCGCGCCGAAACCATCCTGCGCCCGCTCGTTCCGGCAATGGCCGAACATCCCAGCGCCCTCAGCCAGATGCTGATCGCCCTGGATTTCCTGATCGGCCCGGTCCACGAAGTCGCTGTCATCGGCGATCCCGCTGCGCCCGACACGCGCGCCCTGCTCGATGTCGTCAATCGGCAGTTCCGGCCCAATCTGGTGCTGGCCGTCGCCAGACCAGACGACACCACAGCGATCAATACTGTTCCGCTCTTGCAAGAGCGTCCACAGCGAGACGGCGCAGCCACCGCCTACGTCTGCCAGAACTTTGCCTGCAAGCAGCCCGTTACCGCGCCAGAGGCGCTGGCTGAACAGTTACAATCAAGGCATCCGGCGTGACGGTCCAAACTCCCTTTGCAAAAGTGAGTTGAAAGGAAGCTAGCGTCAGTGTTTCACGTGAAACATTCCCAGGTAGCGCGCTTTGCTCGATCTGACCGTCTCGACGCCGCGCTGGAGGCAGCGGGGCTGAGCCAATCCGACCAAGAGGAGATGACTACATGAATATCGGCATCTTGATCTTTGACGATGTCGAAGTGCTGGACTTCTGCGGCCCTTTCGAGGTCTTCTCAGTGGCCGCCAAACTCGCGCAAGCGGCTAACAAAGAGCCGCCGCTCACCGTCTTTACGCTGGCCGAGCGCGCCGATGGGCAGCCCATTCGCTGCGTCGGCGGGCTGCTCGTTCAGCCGCATTACAGCCTCGACAATCATCCGCCCATTGACCTGCTTGTCGTTCCGGGCGGCTGGGGTACGCGCCGCGAGGCCGAGAACCTCCGGCTCATTGACTGGATTCGCAGCCAGGCCACGCGCGCGCAGCTTACTACCTCTGTCTGCACAGGCGCTTTCCTGCTGGGTCGGGCCAGGCTGCTGGAGGGCCACCGCGTCACCACCCACTGGGGCAGCATCGAGCGCCTGCGCGCCAGCCTGCCCGGCGCGACGGTCCTTGAGAATATTCGCTACATTGACGAGGGGAACATTGTCACCTCCGCTGGCATCAGCGCGGGCATAGACATGGCGCTGCATCTCGTCGCGCGCTTGCATGGAGATGACCTTGCTCGCCAGACGGCGCGCCAGATGGAGTACATCCCCGCAGCAGCAGAGAGCGCCTAGCCAGGGGCCAGCAAAAGAAGACGCTGGCACAGCGGATGCACAAAGCAGGTGATTATGGTATAGCGTATTCCCTCTCCGCGAGGCGGGAAGGCATCATATTCTTTGGCTGGTTTAGAAGGCACGCGACTCGGACCCTATGAAATAATCCAGCGCATTGGTGGCGGTGGCGTGGCCGAAGTGTACCGCGCCAAACAACTGAGCGCCCTTGGCCGTGAAGCCGCGCTGAAAGTGATCCGTCCAGACTATACGGGAGACCCAACGTTTCGCGCCCGCTTTTTGCGCGAGGCAACCGCCATTTCGCAGCTCTCGCATCCCAACATCCTACCCCTGCTCGATTTTGGCGAAGAAAACGGGACACTGTATCTGGTGATGCCGCTCGTCCATGAAGGGTCGCTGCGCGACCTGCTCCAGCGGCGCGGCGAGGCGCTCCCAGGCGCCGAAGCCATGCCGCTCTTCGCGCAGCTTTGCAATGCGGTGCAATATGCCCACGATCAGGGCATTGTCCACCACGACATTAAGCCGCAGAACATCTTGCTTCAGCGAGGCTCCCACGTCCTGCTGTCCGACTTTGGCATCGCTCGTGACCGCTTCGCCAGCCACATGACGCTGGCCGGAGCTG
This genomic window from Ktedonobacterales bacterium contains:
- a CDS encoding DJ-1/PfpI family protein; this encodes MNIGILIFDDVEVLDFCGPFEVFSVAAKLAQAANKEPPLTVFTLAERADGQPIRCVGGLLVQPHYSLDNHPPIDLLVVPGGWGTRREAENLRLIDWIRSQATRAQLTTSVCTGAFLLGRARLLEGHRVTTHWGSIERLRASLPGATVLENIRYIDEGNIVTSAGISAGIDMALHLVARLHGDDLARQTARQMEYIPAAAESA